From the genome of Mauremys reevesii isolate NIE-2019 linkage group 24, ASM1616193v1, whole genome shotgun sequence:
ATTTGTTCCTGTTAGTTtctgttggggtgggaggggaggagaacaaTTTCTAACTGCCCCTCTGCTTACCTGAACTGCCTAGAAAATAAACTCCTCCCTCCTGGGTGCATGCTCTGGTTAGAGATGGGATGCCACTCAGGGGCCATTGATCTGTTGTGTAGTACACGCTCTGATGTCAGTGTTCCAAGGGTGCAGAGGTGCTGCTAGGGGGTGCTTTTTGCCTCTGGGGAGTAAGCCCTGTCTGTGGGAACGGCTCCAACTGCGGCTTCTTCTGCTCTTGGCCCTTGTGGTTTGGGGCAGAGAGCTTTGTACTGCCAAATAGGAGGGTGGATCCACTCTCTGCCGTGCTCACATCCAAGGCTGGGCAAAAGTCCTGGCTGGGACCCCTGCCCTGCTGTTGCTCCTCACTGCTGGGGAATCTTTGGGGCCTCGCTGAAGGAAGCGCTGCTTCTCCTTTCCTCACCCCCTGAGGCTAAATGGGAAGGAATCCATTGTGCTGTGATGGTGTGATATCCCCACTGCTGTCCTGATCCATGGTGAGGAAGTGGAAGTATCGGCTAACTTTGATTGCAATCTCTCTCGGGCAGAtgccatctctttgttctgtctctgtacagtgcctagccaTGACTTGGGCTCTGAGGCACTACGGTAATACAAACATTCTGTGGGTGAGGGGTCTTCAGCTGCATTCATGAGCACTACTCTCATCACGTAAGGCAGCTTCATAGCCGTATTAAATACATGGCTCCTTTGCCACACTTTTAATTCCAGGTTCCTGATCTTCTTCGATGATGGCTATGCTTCTTACGTCACTCAATCGGAGCTGTACCCGATCTGCAGGCCACGTGAGTTCTCTGTTTGCACGCTCCTGTGCTTTGCTAGGGCTCTAGCTGGGTTCTGTCCTAGCGTTGGAATTAAACACATTGCCTGGAAAGATTTGCTGTGCACAAGAAGTTGCAGAGCGTAACAATCAAAttattactagggctgtcaagcgattaaaaaaattaatcttgattcatcgcactgttaaataataatagaataccatttatttaaatatttttggatgttttctaccttttcaaatatattgatttcagttacaacacagaatacaaaatgtacagggctcactttatatttttttgattacaagtatttgcactacAGTAATTGCTCTATTATGATCCTTCGTTGTCTTTTAGACTGTCTTTGTTGTCTTGTCTGTTTAACATAAAATCCATCTGGAATATCACCAGAGAGGCTGCAGAGAAGGTCTTTGTAAAAGCCTTCTCCCCTTTTTTCTTTCCTAATAGTAAAGAAGACCTGGGAAGACATAGAAGACATTTCCTGTCGTGATTTCATAGAGGAGTACATCAGTGCCTACCCAAACCGTCCCATGGTATTGCTGAAGAGCGGCCAGCTGATTAAAACAGAATGGGAAGGGACCTGGTGGAAATCCAGAGTGGAGGAAGTGGATGGCAGTCTGGTCAAAATCCTCTTCCTGGTATGAAAGCATCCCCTACCCCTGGAATGGGGGAAGCTTGGGTTTATTTGAGGACTTCCCTTCTCCAGTAGGTCAGGCCAGACAAAATGAGCTTCCTTGCCATGGAAAGTGAATTAAAAGGTGCATTGGTTACTGACCACCGTTGGAAATGGGATATAGGATTAAATGGGCCTCAGCTCTAATCCAGGCTGGCAGTTCCTCTGTTCTGCATGGAACATGGTCCGATAGCTGTAGGTTGACTTGGAGATGCCACCTGAGagacttttttgtttaaaatgagaGCAGGtcaaattttccaaagcacccaaGTCGCGTTTTCAAAAATGACTTCGGCTCCTAGGTCACGTAGATGCTCCTAAAAATGCCTCATTTTTAGGCTCAGTATAGGAGAGATGTGTGTGTTCAAATTGAAATAGATAAACACTAGTTTTGTTTCTTATTTAACCGTCTATGGGAAGTTTTTTTGCTTTGGCTTCTTTCTGACTGTAAACTCCTCCCAGCGGCCACCTGAATCCAAACATAAGAGCACTGTGCTAGTGTGAGAAAACTGGTGTGAAACTGACCAGAAGCTTAAGTGATAGTCTTGCTGTCCTAGTACAGAAAGTAAACACTAttgttccccacccctccctctgcttaACTCCCTTCCCTGATGCCCTGTCTCTTTCCATGCTTATCTCGGTCTTGTGTGGCCTTCATAGTATGTGAAATCCTGATAAACACTAACCAATTTATCCTTCAACCACCTTTTAAGGCAACAAAGTCTTATTCTTGAAACTGAGACGCAGGGAGTTGACTTGCTCAGTATCCACCAAGGagttggtggcagagctggaaacagaatcTAGTTCTCCTGAGTACCAATCCAGTGCCTTACCTGCAAGGCCATCATTTAAATGAAAACGCCTACTCCTCCCCTTCAGAATGCAATCCTTACTCCCCCAACCTTATTGTATCTTTTGCCAGCTTTGCCATCTTCTACCTTTCCTTTGCACGAGTCTCCCTCCCTTGCTAGCTGTAAAAAGCTCACTCTCTCTGTTCTGTATTGTACATGCAGTGCCTCTAGGGCGCACGCTCTTCTGCACGCTTTTGACACACTTGTCCTGTTGTGTGATTCAGAGCACACTTAGTGCTCTATGATTTTTAAATTCTAAGTTTTAATACACTGTGGAAATAGTGTAACATTAATACACTTTTGTATGTATACTTCAAATCTTGACGTCACCttaaacacacacacttcttgTCTTGAATCTCAGACAGATGCTGTGAGTGTTACAATATTCTCTCTTTGCCACAGGATGACAAACGCTGTGAATGGATTTACCGCGGTTCCACACGGCTGGAGCCTATGTTCAGCATGAAAACCTCCACGGCCTCCACTCTGGAAAAGAAACAAGGAGGGCAGATGAGGACTCGTCCCAATGTTGGTATGTCACTCCCCCAAGTGTCTGTCTCAGGGTATGAACCTAAACTGCTTTCTCAGGCAGGACTCCTATGGAAGCATTGACCAAATCAGAGCTACAAGATTGGCCCATCATTCACTAGTTTAAAGCCTTGGCAAGGAAATCAGTTGCATTAAGAGTCCAGTCTGTTGGAGATAATTGGCAACACCGGTGTCTTGCAGCTCTAGAAAATGGGATTCTTGCTGTCTTAACTTTGCTAACGTGGACTTAACCTTTCTTGAGTCTACACGTCTCCCACTAGCTGCAGTGTTGCTATTTGCTAGATGTTCAGTGCTGTGGTTGTCGGCCTGAAGTCTTTCCAAAGAATAGATTTGATTGTTTAACAATCTGTTCTTCAGAATTCAATTACGTATTTTTCTGTGAGCGGTAACTGGAATCTACCGATATCATGTAGTTAGTTAATTCACAAATCTTTGGCTGAAGTAGAGATTCTCTCTTCCACCAGGTGCTGTGAGGAGCAAAGGGCCCGTAGTACAGTACACACAAGAATTAACAGGAACCAGCACCCAGTTTAAACCTATAGAACAAATCCAAGCAATGTCTGTAGCTGCACCGTCTGTTTCCCCACAGCCTGCTGAGATGGAGTAAGTATCTTATTAAttctctgctttctctctctgctgcaccAAATAGCTCCAGCTCTTAGTTGTTCCTGGCTCCATCCCTTCTTGTGGGAAGGAGTCTTCTGGTGTGGGTTTCTTCCATCACTTGGCTTATTTCTTGGTTGCACAATTGTTTAAATTCCAATGTGGGGAGGCTGATGGATGAGTATCTTGGGGCGGGGAGGCTGACAGCACAGTACCCATTGAGCAAAGCTTCTTGTCCTTATTCAATCCTAATGCTTCACACTTGATGTATTTCCAAGTTACAAAGTTTGTTGCTTCTCTGAATTACTCCCTCATGTCACGATCCAGGCATTGGCCCCCCGCTGCTTTGCATTCCTCAACTTGGACTGACGGGCTCATGGACCTCACTGACTTACAAGGCACTGAGAATTCAGAATCATTGGTTGGTCTTGATGGTCACGGACCAGACCTGATCAGGCCAATCTCCAACAAAATCCAACACGCACCTTTCGCCGCAAGAGGCACGAGTTGGACGCTGTCAGAGGCACATCCTAGTGCCGGAGGAGGACTTGACGAAGGAGCGAAGCAGCATTGCAGTGGAGATTGTGGGTTGGAGAATGCAACATTTCCTGAGCATGTGTGTTGGGACTTCAAGATAAACTTCCTAGGAGAAAAAGATACTGTCCCTGTTCACTTTTGTCACCACTGTGGATTTCCCATCAGAATTTATGGACGCATGATACCCTGCCTACATGTCTTCTGCTGCAACTGTGCCGCTTTGCATGGGGAAAAGGGAGCTAAGAAGTGCCCAAGTTGTAGTGAACCAGTGCAGCAAGTTGAGCGTTATACACGAGATTCTTTCCAGACGTAGCAGCATGCAAGTAACACAGTCTGTGCCGCTGCCTACAGCCCCGAATGCCAGTGTAACACAAAACCTTCTGTCCTGAACATGGTGGCCAACTAGTGAATCCACACCACTCTAACCTTAACGCTTTCCCAAGGCTTGTGGATCCAAGCTGTAGTTTCATTCCTCCTCTTCACAGCCAAGGTGAGAGTCCTACTCCCAAGTGGTGTCCTCTCCACCTTGAAGAACGCAGAGTTTGGCTTCTCATTCTCCGCTCCCAGGGCCACATCCTCAGAATGAGATCGGGACTTCTTTGCTGCCATTAAAGTAACTTGAACTGAGGAGGCTACAGGAATGATAAACAGCAGCACAGACTGATAGTCTGTTACACTAAACTGCAGGATAAAGGCTCCCTCTAGCTGTCCGAGCTGCACTCTTCTGTTATAGAACAGTCATTGCAGTGGCTGCAAGACACTCTGGGATCTtaaatcttttttatttatttatttttaaagatcctGTCTTCAAAGCACATAGTTGCAGATAAGTGGCTCGGACTACAGCTGTTGTTCTAAGCCCCTTTGCCTTTAGTGTGGCAAACTGCTGCAAAGACGATAGCTTCTAGTATAAACTAAAAACAGACTCCGTACTTCGAGTATTACTGCTGCTCAAAGGGACGTGGTTGGGTTAAAAATCCTACTCGTAAAGACTTTTAAGATTATGATTaagattattaaaactgaaaaaaaaccgGCATCTTTGCTGTGGTGTCTTGTGTACTCCTAGTTCACTGATGTTGCCTGGTCTTATTTTGATTTCTAgtttttcactttcaggttcttgtgcaatgccacagtgttgggatTGCAAGTGCTGCAGGGTAACAGTCTCTTCTGCAAGCTGTTTTCCCCTGGATTTGTGTGTTCGCAAACATTTCTCTTGGTCCTGGATTTTAGAACTTGTTTTATGTAAATGtagcccctctgcccccttccccccccagtgTTTGACATACAATGGTTGGTTTCACGTGTGGTGTCTTCCGTCAGTCGGTGTGTAATTTGGATTGGAAACTACCATCATCTCTGCAAAGAATGAGACTGAATCACGCTCTTCTGAGCGCCCGGCATCTTCCAGTACAGATGTTCTACTTCACTCAGCAGTTGGGCTTCCCTTTTGTAATTGATTCACACAGCTCAGTCTAGAGAGGAGACCTATATTCCCCTCACTCTTGCTGCTAGCTGAGATGGTAAGGAGAGCATTACAACTGGGACACTTTTTAATTTCTCACTGATGCTGAAAAGTGCCACCAATACAGATCCCAAGGGTTCTGCTTTGTTTCTGCCAGCCCAGGGATCTTTGGCTGTCCAGGTTTCTCCGAAACGCCTGAAATTAGTGTAAGATTCTCAAGCGCCCACCCCGCTCCCCAGAAATCCCCTGTATGCCAACAGCATTTCTAAAAAGTAGTTTTTATAGTCAACCTGGGATCCCTATAGTGTACATATCCTATTGGGTTGAACAGATAATATCACACAGAAAATCTTTGCTTGAGTTTTGTTTCTGAcaggcagcagtgggctgagctctGCCGTGGGGTGAGCAGGATCACGAATTTTCATAGTGTTTGAGGTGCCAAGTTCTGTTTGTTAACCCCTGCCACTCACGTGAGCATCTGGCCTTGAAATCGTGCATCGTTCTTCTTCCTTTGTATAGAAGCCCCGAAAGTCAGCTGGCTCAGTCCAGAAAGCAAGTGGCCAAGAAAAGCACGTCCTTCCGTCCTGGCTCTGTCGGGTCTGGGCACTCTTCGCCGGCTTCTCCTGTCCTAAGTGAAACTCCTCCCATGGGAAAAGCTGCAGTGAACCAGCAGTATCGGTAAGCAAGCTCTAGTCTCGTTTGCCTTTAACATGCATGCTGCAGAATCCCTAGGCTCGTGCATATTTGACATGGGACTGctgtttgtgcagcgcctagtgcaggggtggccaacctgagcctgagaaggagccagaatttaccaatgtacgttgccaaagagccacagtaatacggcagcagccccctatcagctcccccctGACCCGTacccagctcccagcacctcctgcccaccggcagccccactgatcagcacctcccgctccctccccacaccacctGATCGCCTGTttcatggcgtgcaggaggctctggagggggaggagcgagggcacggcaggctcaggggagggggtgggaagggggggaatgggggcagggccagggcccgagcagtgagcaccccccctgggcacattggaaagttggcacctgtagctccagctccGGAGTCGGttcctatacaaggagccgcgtacACCGCCCCCCCCCGCTAGAAGGCGGGAATCGGGATCCATGCGTGGGACCGCATTACCATGACTACCAATGTAAATATTTACACTTGGGAGCCATGGCCGTGACCACGTTCTAAAAGAATCCGCGCTATATCGGCGCGCGTTCCAGCGAGGGTCTGCTGCATTCACTTCTggagagccgcatgtggctccgttGGCCACTCCTAGCCTAGTACGTTAGGCTCCTGGTCCATGCCCAAGGCTCTTAAGTGCCGTGGTAATCCGAATAATGAAAAGCCCTGGTCGCTCTTTACGATGGTGCAGGTGGACTAGGCAGCTCCCAGTATAGAGTTGAAAATCTTGTCCATCCTCAGCCACCGTAGGGTCATCCCCCTATTCCCTGTGGCTTTTTGCTCAGTGTAGTCAGTGGTGCTTCCCTTGTGAGCCTGTCTGACGGTGTCTCTGAGGAGGGCTTCATGTGCCAAATCAAGCTGTTGGTGCTGCTTTTCTCCGGGGGGAGGATCCTTAGTGTATcttatttgctgtccctctctccccagtggaAGCTATTCCAGTGGCCAGCCAGGCAGCAGCGCAGTGCAGCCATTCCACGGCATGATGGACCGGGTGCCCAATGAGCCCTCATACCGGGCCCCGATGGAGAAGCTCTTTTACCTGCCCCACGTCTGCAGCTACGCCTGCCTGTCGCGGGTCCGCCCCATCCGGAGCGACCAGTACCGCAGCAAGAACCCCCTCCTCATCCCGCTTCTCTACGACTTCCGGCGCATGACCGCCCGCCGCCGCGTCAACCGCAAGATGGGCTTCCACGTCATCTACAAGACGCCGTGCGGGCTGTGCCTGCGCACCATGCAGGAGATCGAGCGCTACATCTTCGAGACGGACTGCGACTTCCTCTTCCTGGAGATGTTCTGCCTAGACCCCTACGTGCTGGTGGACCGCAAGTTCCAGCCCTACAAGCCCTTCTACTACATTGCAGACATCACCAAAGGCAAGGAGGACGTGCCGCTGTCCTGTGTCAACGAGATAGACACCACCCCTCCTCCGCAGGTGGCGTACAGCAAGGAGCGCATCCCGGGGAAAGGAGTCTACATCAACACCGGCTGGGAGTTCCTCGTGGGCTGCGACTGTAAAGATGGCTGCAGAGACAAGTAGGTGACTCTGCAATTCCTCACGTCTCTGGGCCACACACTGAGGAAAGGCTCTGCAAATAGGCCTTGCTGCGTGGCCTGAATGTTACCAGCTCCTGGCTTGGTTACACGTAGTATGTGGGTGGTGGTAAGGAGGCAAATCTCAGAGGCCCGGGGCTCCCTATGGAGAACACTGATTGCAGTTCTAGGGTACTTGGCTTGATCCTCCAACTGACTGCAGCAGCAGAGGGGATGCTTTATATATAATAAgtgtggcagcagcactgctgtcaGAAAGTTGAGACTTAAGTTACTGTTTCTCAGCCGATTCCCAGGTATTCTAAAATCCACCTCTTTATTCCAATTGTCTCAAAAATTGTTTCCCCTTGTGCGAGTGCAGGTTAGGGTTGGAGGCCGCTTGAGTGTGGGGTTCCCACGATCCAGCCCACAAtagcattttgtttgttttcatttcttttgcATGTACCAAAGTCTCAGATTCTGGCTCTGATCTCACTGCCTCAGGATTGCTCTTGGCTAGCATCCTGCATCCCCTGCTCCTTGGGGAAGCAGTGTTAAATGTTTGGGGTAAACGTTGGCTCTGCAGTGTGGCTCAAGTCATCTGTGCATGTGCAGCAGGACAGGAGCTCTGTTGCAAGCCAATGTTTGATGGTAACCTGCCATCAGAGTAAGTGGCGGGGCTGTGGCACCGTTTACTGAGAGTCCCAAATGTTCAGCCCCCCTCACATGTATGTGACTTGAAAGTTGTGACTTCTCTCAAACCTGGTGTAAAATCAATCTTTGCGGGGGGATTTGTGACTTCAGATCTAAATGCGCCTGCCACCAGCTGACAGTCCAAGCAACAGGCTGCACCCCCGGTGGGCAGATCAACCCCAATTCTGGCTACCAGCACAAGAGGCTGGAGGAGTGCCTCCCCACAGGGTGAGTAGAGTGGCACTGTGCTTTCCTTACGCTGGATTTCTGAGACCAGTATGGTCACGAGCTAGGTGCACCCATcggaactcctgggttctgttcctggctcttccGCTAACTCCTGGCATTGGACAAGACACATCTGACTCTCATCACTGTAGTCATCGAGTACCTCAcagtttttaatgtagtttttctcagccaaaaaaaccaaccccagaAGTAGGGCACAACctaattcctattttacagatggggaaactgaggcacgggctTACGTGATTTGCACCTAGCCTCACAAGAAATCTGTGATGAAACAGGgaattgaagctgggtctcccgAATCCCAGACTAGTGTCATAACCAGTGCACCATCCTGCCCGCCAGAAACTTCCCTATAGTGCAATTCTTCCTGTCATGTGTTGTTGCAAAATGAACTTCGccgtaaagcactttgagcacctcTGATTAGACTGTACAAGCCCAAGGTATTGCTAAGGCTCCATGGCAAATTGGTCCTAGACACGGCACCAGGGAGGGGTTCAGCATCTGTGGCAGTCAAATGCAGCCGGCTGGATATTCTGTAACCTGCTCAGATTCATTGCAGAGCTGAATGCAGTAGCTGTCTGTCACATTGCTAAATGCTCTAAGGGAAGGCACTCaggtaccatggtgatgggcacagtaGAACAGTTGCTAAATTGTAGTGGACCGACAAGTCAATTGCAGTTGAGGTTTATTTTTATAGTAATGCTGCCCCTGAAATCTCAACCTACGGCTGATTTATTTATTGGTATTAGTAACACAAATGCATTGGAGAAAGCAGGGGGCTTCTGCACCAAAGTAATTTATGCATTATTTCATTCTACGGCGGTTCAGCCTTATTCTGGGGGGTGTCTCAAATCCCCCAGTACGTCACTAGAAATCACTCACATCTTATGGCAAGCGATTTACTTTCAGAGACAGGGTTATGTCTGGACTTCTGTCCACCTCTACCTCTAATAGGGATAGGTCCAGTGCTCTTCACCTgtgaatgggggagggatagttcagtggtttgagcattggcctgctaaacccagggttgagagttcaatccttgagggggccatttaggggtctggggcaaaaatctgtctgaggattggtcctgctttgagctgggggttggactagatacctcctgaggtcccttcgaaccctgatattctaaaaCAGTCCTCAGCGGGTTTTTAATCGGTTTCTGTAACAAGCATGACCAATGCTATGTGCCCTCTACAGCTGAAAGCTGGGATTTCCCCACTTGTCAAAATACGACATCTACAAAACCCAGGCAGTGCTAAAGTAACATGGCAAGATTCAAATGCAAACCAGGCAAACGGAGTGTCCTGGCCTCAACTCTGGTGGTGTTTTAAGAGCTCAGGCTGGGCTTTGAAACTTGCAGCGATAACcatctgctttccctttcccagaGTCTATGAGTGTAACAAGAGATGCAAATGCAACACGAACATGTGCACCAATCGCTTGGTACAACACGGACTCCAAGTCAGACTCCAGCTATTCAAGACTCAGAACAAAGGCTGGGGAATCCGCTGCCTTGACGATATTGCCAAGGGCTCTTTCGTCTGCATCTATGCAGGTACAGCTGCCATGGCACGGTGGTACTGAATATCCACCTGGAAGTCCTTTGGTTAAAATGAGGCATGACTAACACCGATCTCTCTCTTATGAAATGTCTGCTCCTACTAGACGGCGCTGCTATTGCCAACAGTCCCAGAAATCAAATACTAAACTATCCTTTCTTAAACCaaacaaatatttatataaaatggTACCGGCCTTAGGTTTTCTTTTTACAAAACTTCAGACTCTTAACAGAATTGTCACAAACCTCCTCGCGTGCATGTTCAACTCATTTAAGGATgcactgcaatttaagccctgcTTTTCCCCGTAAACAAGGAAATACAGAAACCACGGTGACTGCGGTGCCAGTATTGAGAAGTGAAGCATTTGCCAAGAGCGAAAGCTTCCCTTGTGGCGTTCATTCAGCAGCTCCCTGCTTCCTGTTTGTTTAAACAATCTAGCACTGGGTAGCCAATAATTGAGTGTTGATGTTGCCTCCGTGCTAGTTTCTTTGTTCTTGGCCTACATGAGTCCAGATATCGTAGCCAGTAGAGAGACTGGACACTCTGGCTAATCAGTCCTCTCTTCCGAGAGTCCCTGGCTGGGTAGGGCTGTCATGCAGTCATTAAAgtgcagcaaaacaaagaaagtgCCTAAAACAGGGTTCTCCTTGCTGGCGTGACCTGCCGGAGAAGCTCCACACTAGGGCTGATTGGAAATGCTGCCTCAGAGCCCGCACTCTCTATGGGCTGTACTGTATTTCCCTTGACACACCATGGTCTCTCCTCTTGCTTGCACTTGCattgtgggagatgtagttcctctggggtcccggcccgtagaggagaatggggacctGAAGGTctggaactacagctcccatggtGGCATTTCAGATGGAAAGTTTTCTTTCCGTTTTCTGGTATTGGGCTTTTTAACAAAGTTGAATTTTTCCAgatactttttttccccccacttaaATTGTTGAGTCAAAACCCAATTATCCAATGAAAAATAGCTTCAGTGGAAAACGCTCCACCGGCCTTAGTCAGCTGCTGTTATACTTCCTGCTCTCTGATTTGGGGGTCAACCAGGCTCCGCTCAAGCCCACCAAGCTGTTTTATCCCCCCTTGATTAGCCACAGGCGTCGCATGCTTTGTTTTCAGAGCACAGCTTGGGTGTAGGCCCAGGCCTGGTTCCTTTGGAAGGGGTAACACACCCACTAAAGTTCATGCCGCGCTCGTTTTCTAGGGAAAATCCTGACGGACGACTTTGCCGACAAAGAAGGGCTGGAGATGGGGGACGAGTATTTCGCCAACCTGGATCACATTGAGAGCGTGGAGAACTTCAAGGAGGGCTACGAAAGCGATGCCAAGTGCTCCTCCGACAGCAGCGGCGTGGACCTGAAGGACGAAGAGGAAGAGAACACCGGCACCGAGGAGCAGGAGGAGTCCAACGAGGACAGCTCCGACGACAACTTCTGCAAGGACGAGGATTTCAGCACCAGCTCAGTGTGGCGCAGCTACGCCACCCGCCGGCAGACCCGGGGCCAGAAGGAGAACGGCCTGTCTGAGACAGCCTCCAAGGACTCCGGCCTCACCCGGCAGATCAGCCACGACGAGGTCGCCGTGGCCGCCGCCTGCAAACTGCCCGTGTCCGAGGAGACCTCCAAAAACAAAGTGGCCTCCTGGCTGAGCTCCAACAGCATGTCGGACAGCTTCCAGGACAACGATAGCGCCTCCTCGTTCAAGATGAACGAGGCCAGCGAGGTCAAGGCAGGCAAAGTAGAAGTCCTGGGTGACCGGGACAAGCCCTCCACCTCTGGGCTTGGGGGCAAGGAGGCCTTTGGCTTGGATGCCGACTCAAAGATGCAGAAGAAGGAGGTAAGTGGGAAGCTGTTGTGATGATTCTCTAAGTACATGGCGTTCCCCGTCACTGGGGAGATGGAGCATCATCACCCCTCTTTATAGATGAGGTGCAGAGAAGGGGAATGTCTGGACCAGCCATGCCACTAGAGCATTCCTGGATCCCAAGGCTGAGCTAATTACTTGGCTAAGCGGCCACGAACAGGAATGTAGCTGTCTAAAGGGTAGAAGCAGCGAGGGATTGGAGTGATCCAAGGGCTAGTAATTGAAGGAATGGGATGgcattaagaaagggaaaaattagGAGAAGATTGAACAGTGAGATCTGTTGGACTGGGGAACAGTCTCCTATGGGAAGTTGAAGTGTCATATTGTAAAATACTTAATCCCTGGAGGACAGATTTAAACCTGGGCTGAGCAGGGTGAGTGGACTTCATGGAAATGAGATTGAAAACTAAGCCCTTGTGGAAAGTCCCAGATGAAGGTATAGCCAGTGGAAACCAGTCCCCAGAGGAGTCTCTGTTCATAGCACCCGGGTCTTATGGCTAGGGGGTGACAGGACTGTACGTCTCTGAGACGCTAGATCTATATTCACGGAAAGCGAACTGCACCTTGCAGAAGAGGTGGTAACTGTCTCTTATGTTTTTCACTTTGCAGGAATCTGAAGAGCCAAACAAGCTGTCGATGTAAGTGTTGAAATATTTGAATTTGAGTGAAAGGTTGCAGCTTACCAGTGCGCTCTAGCCGCCTTTACTGCCGCAAGCACTGGCGTGTGTAGATGCCTCCCAGGTAGTTAGGCTGGCCTCCGGGTGCAGCCAGTGAGGGAGGTCCATGGTAGCCGACCGAAGGGGCCGGGAAAGCTGCTGCGTTACTGCCGAGGCTGGTGAAGCCCTTGCATGTTAGGCCATGGAACTGGACTGGCTAGACTAGCAAGTT
Proteins encoded in this window:
- the SETDB1 gene encoding histone-lysine N-methyltransferase SETDB1 isoform X5; protein product: MRDGLRESVERGPGARDDGGRARSPVLAKMDSPEVTELQQEVMEELGISMEELQQFIDEELEKFECVKQRKQQLEELEKSVEQKEAEVAYVDQLFDDASRAIGKCEILVKDLYFKLGLQYRESSSEDEDSASKPTEVIEIPDEDDDDVMSIDSGWKHSDASNRISKDQTLLREAMAAMRKSAQDVQKFMEAVNKKTNAQDLQKDGLSSPPSSVGVSQQVSSALAGGDLSNDGDLVVGMRILGKKRTKTWHKGILIAIQAVGAGKKFKVKFDNKGKSLLSGNHIAYDYHPSAEKLYVGSRVVAKYKDGNQVWLYAGIVAETPNMKNKLRFLIFFDDGYASYVTQSELYPICRPLKKTWEDIEDISCRDFIEEYISAYPNRPMVLLKSGQLIKTEWEGTWWKSRVEEVDGSLVKILFLDDKRCEWIYRGSTRLEPMFSMKTSTASTLEKKQGGQMRTRPNVGAVRSKGPVVQYTQELTGTSTQFKPIEQIQAMSVAAPSVSPQPAEMESPESQLAQSRKQVAKKSTSFRPGSVGSGHSSPASPVLSETPPMGKAAVNQQYRGSYSSGQPGSSAVQPFHGMMDRVPNEPSYRAPMEKLFYLPHVCSYACLSRVRPIRSDQYRSKNPLLIPLLYDFRRMTARRRVNRKMGFHVIYKTPCGLCLRTMQEIERYIFETDCDFLFLEMFCLDPYVLVDRKFQPYKPFYYIADITKGKEDVPLSCVNEIDTTPPPQVAYSKERIPGKGVYINTGWEFLVGCDCKDGCRDKSKCACHQLTVQATGCTPGGQINPNSGYQHKRLEECLPTGVYECNKRCKCNTNMCTNRLVQHGLQVRLQLFKTQNKGWGIRCLDDIAKGSFVCIYAGKILTDDFADKEGLEMGDEYFANLDHIESVENFKEGYESDAKCSSDSSGVDLKDEEEENTGTEEQEESNEDSSDDNFCKDEDFSTSSVWRSYATRRQTRGQKENGLSETASKDSGLTRQISHDEVAVAAACKLPVSEETSKNKVASWLSSNSMSDSFQDNDSASSFKMNEASEVKAGKVEVLGDRDKPSTSGLGGKEAFGLDADSKMQKKEESEEPNKLSMASETGKLYGYNPSPMKLEGIRRPPSKTIMHQSKRHLAPPQQAADDVLTLSSSTDSEGENGQPAAGQAQGNTNDSDDIQTISSGSEEEDIDDKKNSSSGLGPVKRQVAVKSTRGFALKSTHGIAIKSTNMASADKGENMPVRKNTRQFYDGEESCYIIDAKLEGNLGRYLNVCTGSCLSLCARLQPSLARK